The Sulfurihydrogenibium sp. genome has a segment encoding these proteins:
- a CDS encoding glucose-6-phosphate isomerase: MIKIDFTNVMSDVIGEKHGILFEEIEAYKEIVKEVHEKIKEEKDNSFYFTKLPYQRTEEIKKLATEIRENFDYFVVIGIGGSALGNQMIQEAINGFNYNDFNYPKFYIMDNVDPEKIGNIFDLIDIRKTMFNVITKSGSTVETIANFAIVLTTLKDELGEDYKDHLIFTTDPEKGFLRKFGERERIKMLDIPPKVGGRFSVLSNVGLLSSAVCGIDIEQLLEGARKADELCMKISNPLENPAYLIGLIHYLACERKGKHISVMMPYFERLSSFVDWYRQLWAESLGKEGFGQTPLKSIGTIDQHSQIQLFREGPKDKIITFLRVLESSRDYKIPKDIPEEIGYLANHSLKEILDIELEGTRAALIKSQVPNLTITIDRLDPYNLGMLIYIYELATGFTGLLYKINPFDQPAVEEGKDFAYGLMGRKGYEKKLEDYSELVKEKYLLEIKD, encoded by the coding sequence ATGATAAAGATAGATTTTACTAATGTTATGTCAGATGTTATTGGTGAAAAACATGGAATTTTATTTGAAGAGATCGAAGCTTATAAAGAAATTGTAAAAGAAGTACATGAAAAAATAAAAGAAGAGAAAGATAATAGCTTTTACTTTACCAAGCTACCTTATCAACGCACGGAAGAGATTAAAAAACTTGCTACAGAAATAAGAGAAAATTTTGATTACTTTGTTGTAATTGGAATAGGGGGTTCTGCCCTTGGAAATCAAATGATCCAAGAAGCAATAAATGGTTTTAACTATAATGATTTTAATTATCCAAAGTTTTATATTATGGATAATGTAGACCCGGAAAAAATAGGCAACATTTTTGACTTAATAGACATCAGGAAAACAATGTTTAATGTGATAACAAAATCCGGTTCTACTGTTGAAACAATAGCGAACTTTGCTATAGTTTTAACCACGCTTAAAGATGAGTTAGGAGAAGATTATAAAGACCATCTAATATTTACCACAGACCCTGAAAAAGGGTTTTTAAGAAAGTTTGGGGAAAGAGAAAGAATCAAAATGCTCGACATTCCGCCAAAAGTAGGTGGAAGGTTTTCTGTATTAAGCAATGTTGGACTTTTATCATCTGCTGTCTGTGGAATTGATATAGAGCAGCTTTTAGAAGGTGCAAGAAAAGCCGATGAACTTTGCATGAAAATTTCAAATCCTTTAGAAAATCCTGCTTATTTAATTGGACTTATTCATTATTTAGCTTGTGAAAGGAAAGGAAAACATATATCAGTAATGATGCCATACTTTGAGAGATTATCATCATTTGTAGATTGGTATAGGCAGCTATGGGCTGAAAGCCTTGGCAAAGAAGGCTTTGGTCAAACTCCATTAAAGTCCATCGGAACAATAGACCAGCACTCTCAAATTCAGCTTTTTAGAGAAGGTCCAAAAGATAAAATTATTACATTTTTAAGGGTTTTAGAAAGTAGTAGAGATTACAAAATCCCAAAAGATATCCCAGAAGAAATTGGATACCTTGCTAACCATTCATTGAAAGAAATTTTAGATATAGAGTTAGAAGGAACAAGAGCGGCATTAATTAAAAGTCAAGTGCCAAACTTAACTATAACAATTGATAGATTAGACCCTTACAATCTTGGAATGTTGATTTATATTTATGAACTTGCAACAGGATTTACCGGATTGCTTTATAAAATTAATCCATTTGACCAACCAGCTGTTGAAGAAGGAAAAGATTTTGCTTACGGTCTTATGGGTAGAAAAGGATATGAGAAAAAATTAGAAGATTATAGTGAATTAGTTAAAGAAAAGTATTTATTAGAAATAAAGGATTAG
- a CDS encoding PEGA domain-containing protein, whose product MRKGLWFMVFLIFSSFILSSCEGKGKISIQEPKNADVYINGKHVGKTPLELELKEGSYDITVATTEFDRDTQKGVWVYYDKTTKLAFNPKPTGILQADSIPQGAIVMEGRNYIGKTPFKEYLPVGKHLIIFKHGAVGTSRKVVIEYGKTTSIFVNLTKAVIHLNANPQDAKIYVDGKEIVTSPQNVDLDEGVHKITVEKDVYKDTFTINVKKGDEFYVNYTLEDVQLPPVQAYGPLYMTKDYKYFVSLGKAGIYFWDITDLKPHISLWDPEDVRNFDKFSTFAISDDGKLTTAIKPIKALAYKYKDMKNPVKILVWDNSTASVIVNKVFDVNASLISFGKGGNNVYVFSKDGKGFVLDAKTGNKIKDISLNESISVLKGYNNKIYAGTESGKLIVYDTNSDNIEKSENISSGRINDIQVSKDGKYLVIASKEAKVLNLADLSVSKTVSSNTTVLSANLSPSNSKIALAKADKTVEVYDINGGKLYTISNFTAQPTSVIFATEEITITASSVENPTINLWYNGKLLRKWVQTIE is encoded by the coding sequence ATGAGAAAAGGTTTATGGTTTATGGTTTTTCTTATCTTCTCGTCATTTATCCTTTCTTCTTGTGAAGGTAAAGGAAAAATTTCTATTCAAGAGCCAAAAAATGCAGATGTTTACATCAATGGAAAACATGTTGGAAAAACGCCTCTTGAATTGGAATTAAAAGAAGGTAGTTATGACATTACTGTGGCAACAACAGAATTTGATAGAGATACACAAAAAGGTGTTTGGGTTTATTATGACAAAACAACAAAATTAGCGTTTAATCCAAAGCCAACAGGCATTCTTCAAGCAGACTCTATACCGCAAGGTGCAATTGTTATGGAAGGAAGAAATTACATCGGTAAAACTCCGTTTAAAGAGTATCTTCCTGTTGGAAAACATCTTATTATCTTTAAACATGGAGCTGTAGGTACTTCAAGAAAAGTAGTTATTGAATACGGGAAGACAACATCTATATTTGTAAACTTAACAAAAGCTGTTATTCATCTAAACGCAAATCCACAGGATGCTAAAATTTATGTAGATGGAAAAGAAATTGTAACTTCACCACAAAACGTTGATCTTGATGAGGGTGTTCATAAAATTACTGTAGAAAAAGATGTATATAAAGATACTTTTACCATAAATGTTAAAAAGGGTGATGAGTTTTATGTTAATTACACCCTTGAAGATGTTCAGCTTCCACCTGTTCAAGCTTATGGACCATTATACATGACAAAAGATTATAAATATTTCGTATCCTTAGGAAAAGCTGGTATTTACTTCTGGGATATAACAGACTTAAAGCCACATATCTCTTTATGGGACCCGGAGGATGTAAGAAACTTTGATAAATTCTCAACTTTTGCAATTTCTGACGATGGAAAACTTACAACCGCTATAAAACCTATCAAAGCACTTGCATACAAATATAAAGACATGAAAAATCCTGTAAAAATTCTTGTTTGGGACAATTCTACAGCTTCTGTAATTGTAAATAAAGTATTTGACGTAAATGCATCTTTAATTTCTTTTGGAAAAGGTGGAAATAATGTATATGTCTTCTCCAAAGATGGTAAAGGATTCGTATTAGATGCTAAGACTGGTAATAAAATTAAAGATATTTCTTTAAATGAATCAATATCTGTTTTAAAAGGGTATAACAACAAAATCTATGCAGGAACAGAAAGCGGAAAATTAATTGTATATGATACGAATTCAGATAACATAGAGAAGTCAGAAAATATATCTTCCGGAAGAATAAATGATATTCAAGTTTCTAAGGATGGTAAATATTTAGTGATAGCTTCAAAAGAAGCTAAGGTCTTAAATTTAGCTGACTTAAGCGTGTCTAAAACTGTTTCATCCAATACAACTGTATTATCAGCCAACTTATCCCCATCAAACAGCAAAATTGCTTTAGCTAAGGCGGACAAAACTGTAGAGGTTTACGATATCAATGGAGGCAAGCTTTATACAATTAGCAACTTTACAGCACAACCAACATCTGTTATTTTTGCAACAGAAGAAATCACAATCACCGCATCTTCTGTAGAAAATCCAACAATTAACCTTTGGTACAATGGAAAATTACTGAGAAAATGGGTTCAAACCATAGAGTAA
- the infC gene encoding translation initiation factor IF-3, which yields MQELRINNQIRVKEVRLIDDEGKNLGIVPIEEALRLAREKNLDLVEVSPNANPPVCKIMDYGKYKFEQKKKEKEAKKKQHVQDVKEMKFKLNIEKHDYETKIKHIREFIQDGDKVRVWIWFRGRENVHPELGDKLAQRIIEDVSDIAVVEKPPVKEGKNMMFTLIPKK from the coding sequence ATTCAAGAGTTAAGAATTAACAATCAAATCAGGGTTAAAGAAGTAAGACTAATTGACGACGAAGGTAAAAACTTAGGAATAGTTCCAATTGAAGAGGCATTAAGATTAGCAAGAGAAAAAAATCTGGATTTAGTGGAAGTATCTCCAAACGCAAATCCGCCGGTTTGTAAAATTATGGACTATGGCAAGTATAAATTTGAACAGAAGAAAAAAGAAAAAGAAGCAAAGAAAAAGCAGCACGTTCAAGATGTTAAAGAAATGAAATTTAAGTTAAACATAGAAAAGCACGACTATGAAACAAAAATAAAACATATTAGAGAATTTATCCAAGATGGAGATAAAGTAAGAGTTTGGATATGGTTTAGAGGAAGAGAGAACGTTCATCCGGAACTTGGAGATAAACTTGCCCAAAGAATCATAGAGGACGTTTCTGACATAGCAGTTGTAGAAAAACCACCGGTCAAGGAAGGCAAAAATATGATGTTTACTCTTATCCCTAAAAAGTAG
- a CDS encoding hemerythrin family protein: MIKFDNNLLTHVEEMDKQHMKFVELLNNTYKFLREGKKDEALELFERDLLAYMEHHLSEEEKFMEKIGYPELEQHRKVHELFRREVYNLAPLIEKGDSKAFREALSFAWGWLYSHIAKTDKKYGIYAKEVEIDLKKKDLAAV, from the coding sequence ATGATAAAATTTGATAACAATCTTCTTACACATGTCGAAGAGATGGACAAACAGCACATGAAATTTGTAGAACTATTGAATAACACTTACAAGTTCTTAAGAGAAGGTAAAAAAGATGAAGCTTTAGAGCTTTTTGAAAGAGATCTTCTTGCCTACATGGAGCACCATCTGTCCGAAGAGGAAAAATTTATGGAAAAAATAGGTTATCCTGAATTAGAACAACATAGAAAGGTACATGAATTGTTCCGTAGAGAAGTTTACAACTTAGCCCCACTTATAGAAAAAGGGGACTCAAAGGCTTTTAGGGAAGCCCTGTCCTTTGCATGGGGTTGGCTATACAGCCATATTGCTAAAACGGATAAAAAATATGGAATTTATGCAAAAGAAGTAGAAATTGATTTGAAAAAGAAAGATCTCGCAGCTGTATAA
- the plsY gene encoding glycerol-3-phosphate 1-O-acyltransferase PlsY, giving the protein MEVNFIVYLIITYLLGSIPFGLIVSKLFGKDIRKEGSGNIGATNVTRVLGKKAGFLVLILDMLKGFLPVYIAKYIFDAKLVSLLAIASVIGHCFSIYLKFKGGKGVATAFGVLIALSYKTALIVSMFWLGAFLVSGYVSLASMLSASVSWVVINFIENNIYYTYAAFIIGLIIIIKHKDNLDRLLKGTEYRFLHK; this is encoded by the coding sequence ATGGAAGTAAACTTTATCGTATACTTAATTATCACGTACTTACTAGGCTCGATCCCTTTTGGCTTAATTGTAAGCAAGCTTTTTGGAAAAGATATTAGAAAAGAAGGTAGCGGAAATATTGGTGCTACAAACGTTACAAGAGTTCTGGGTAAAAAAGCAGGATTTTTAGTATTAATCTTAGATATGTTAAAAGGTTTTCTGCCTGTCTATATTGCAAAGTACATTTTTGACGCAAAACTTGTCTCATTACTTGCTATAGCGTCTGTTATCGGACATTGTTTTTCAATTTACTTAAAGTTTAAAGGTGGAAAAGGTGTCGCAACAGCTTTTGGTGTATTAATTGCTTTATCCTATAAAACTGCGTTGATTGTTAGCATGTTTTGGCTTGGTGCGTTTCTTGTCTCTGGCTATGTATCTCTTGCATCTATGTTGTCAGCAAGTGTTTCTTGGGTTGTCATTAATTTCATTGAAAACAATATTTATTATACATACGCAGCATTTATTATTGGGTTGATTATTATCATTAAACATAAGGATAATTTAGATAGGTTGTTAAAAGGTACTGAATATAGATTCTTACATAAATAG
- the pgsA gene encoding CDP-diacylglycerol--glycerol-3-phosphate 3-phosphatidyltransferase, which produces MNIGFANLVTLSRLVIIPFLIYSILKDNYFLSGFLVIVAILTDYLDGIIARASNDVTKHGELLDPAVDKIFTVSVLVALVEKHVVNSFEVFLIIAREMLVTWVRSVLVNKGIVVPAYFLGKLKTSIQLLAIFLLSINFVEFGKVALWISIFFAYVSGFEYFMIFYKEKAWK; this is translated from the coding sequence TTGAATATAGGATTTGCTAATTTAGTAACATTATCAAGATTAGTGATAATTCCATTTTTGATATACTCTATATTAAAAGATAATTATTTTTTGTCTGGTTTTTTAGTAATTGTTGCTATTCTAACTGATTATTTAGATGGAATTATTGCAAGAGCTTCAAATGATGTAACAAAGCATGGTGAGCTTTTAGACCCGGCAGTTGATAAAATTTTTACAGTATCAGTTTTAGTAGCATTGGTAGAAAAGCACGTTGTAAATTCTTTTGAAGTTTTTTTAATTATAGCGAGAGAAATGCTTGTAACATGGGTTAGAAGTGTTTTGGTAAACAAAGGAATTGTAGTTCCTGCTTATTTCTTAGGAAAGCTAAAAACGTCCATCCAACTTTTAGCAATATTTTTACTTTCTATAAATTTTGTAGAATTTGGAAAAGTTGCTCTATGGATATCTATATTCTTTGCCTACGTTTCTGGGTTTGAGTATTTTATGATATTTTATAAGGAAAAAGCATGGAAGTAA
- the ftsZ gene encoding cell division protein FtsZ — MEINYDAKNPTKIKVFGVGGGGSNAVARMYQEGLQDVELYIVNTDLQHLNYLPVPNKIHIGESISKGLGAGSKPEIGREAALENLDKIKEAMEGADMVFIAAGLGGGTGTGASPVIAQAAKEMGILTVAVVTKPFSFEGKVRQRIAEEGLGQLKERVDTYLVIHNDRLLQVAGKNVSFANAFKLVDSILYRSVKGITDLILVPGLINPDFADVKTIMENAGKALIGVGSGKGENKIEEAVMSATSSPLLEGTSIQGAKRLLINVEVSPDLSFMEVNEAVSQIRELAHEEAHIIFGASIINDVEDEIKITVIATDFEDERKSESKPSLKTRPSGIIEKKESIKREKTSYTEESKSKEEFTSESLSYDELEIPPWVRKGKKS; from the coding sequence ATGGAAATAAATTATGACGCAAAAAATCCAACTAAAATTAAAGTTTTTGGTGTAGGTGGCGGGGGAAGCAACGCAGTAGCAAGAATGTATCAAGAAGGACTTCAAGATGTTGAATTATATATAGTTAACACAGATTTACAACATTTAAACTACCTTCCTGTTCCAAATAAAATTCATATTGGAGAGAGTATTAGTAAAGGTTTGGGTGCCGGTTCAAAGCCAGAAATTGGCAGAGAAGCCGCATTAGAGAATTTAGATAAAATCAAAGAAGCTATGGAAGGAGCTGATATGGTATTTATAGCAGCCGGACTTGGCGGTGGGACAGGTACAGGTGCCAGTCCGGTTATAGCTCAGGCAGCCAAGGAAATGGGTATTTTAACTGTGGCTGTAGTTACAAAACCTTTTAGCTTTGAAGGTAAAGTTAGACAAAGAATCGCAGAGGAAGGATTAGGGCAGTTAAAAGAAAGAGTTGATACATATCTTGTTATCCATAACGATAGATTATTACAAGTAGCAGGTAAAAATGTATCGTTTGCCAATGCCTTTAAGCTTGTTGACAGTATACTTTATAGGTCTGTAAAAGGAATCACTGATTTGATTTTAGTTCCGGGCTTGATTAATCCAGACTTTGCCGACGTCAAAACAATAATGGAAAATGCAGGCAAAGCTTTAATTGGCGTTGGCTCCGGAAAAGGTGAAAATAAAATAGAGGAAGCAGTAATGTCTGCAACAAGCTCCCCATTGTTAGAAGGAACATCCATCCAAGGAGCAAAAAGATTACTTATAAATGTAGAAGTTAGTCCGGATTTATCATTTATGGAAGTTAACGAAGCCGTTTCACAAATTAGAGAGCTTGCCCATGAAGAAGCGCACATTATATTTGGTGCATCAATCATAAATGATGTGGAAGATGAAATTAAAATTACTGTAATAGCTACAGATTTTGAAGATGAAAGAAAATCAGAATCTAAGCCTTCTTTAAAAACAAGACCATCCGGAATAATAGAGAAAAAGGAGTCTATAAAGAGAGAGAAAACTTCATACACTGAAGAATCTAAGTCAAAAGAAGAGTTTACATCTGAATCTTTATCTTATGATGAATTAGAGATTCCACCTTGGGTAAGAAAGGGTAAAAAGAGTTGA
- the ftsA gene encoding cell division protein FtsA, translating into MSKSKTFVALDVGSYKTVAVIGDLDETGKLHIIGFGETLSKGIEKGAVVNPSEAIKSIKEAIATAESNSGFRISSVVLNIGGIHIESKNEKDFISFSSSNKEIDQNDINALIEKISEKFKNDNIQILHIIPKMYVLDDDEIVYEPVGLIGSKISGEYNVITGKVNSISNIKKVVEQSGLGVMDIVVNPIASATSVLYEEEKDLGVAIIDIGGGLSDIAVYKNGYLEVVRSIPIGGNLITKDISFRFKISKDIAESLKKQHGLATTEFLEFNEVVEVKTREDEDTIKLEKYEIVETIEWRLTEMFEILRKEVEKTGLYDRLNAGIVLTGGVANTPYIQNLAERIFEKDVRIGKPKEFKAFNEKFYSPEYATVIGCLQFTASAIKDKHVGSSNSSEMFSFNISDTFIKFFDKIKNLF; encoded by the coding sequence ATGAGTAAAAGTAAAACTTTTGTAGCGCTTGATGTAGGAAGTTATAAAACTGTTGCAGTAATTGGTGATTTAGATGAAACTGGAAAATTGCATATAATAGGTTTTGGAGAGACACTATCTAAAGGTATTGAAAAAGGAGCGGTAGTAAATCCTTCAGAAGCTATAAAATCAATAAAAGAAGCGATTGCAACAGCTGAATCAAACTCTGGATTTAGAATAAGCTCAGTAGTCTTAAATATTGGAGGAATTCATATTGAATCAAAAAATGAAAAAGATTTTATAAGCTTTTCTTCATCCAATAAAGAAATAGACCAAAATGACATAAACGCACTGATAGAAAAAATATCTGAAAAATTTAAAAATGATAACATCCAGATTTTGCATATCATTCCAAAAATGTATGTCTTGGATGATGATGAGATAGTATATGAACCTGTTGGTCTAATTGGTAGTAAAATATCCGGAGAATACAATGTTATAACAGGTAAGGTTAATTCTATTAGCAACATTAAAAAGGTAGTTGAGCAAAGCGGTCTTGGAGTTATGGATATTGTCGTCAATCCTATAGCATCTGCCACTTCCGTGCTTTATGAAGAAGAAAAGGACCTTGGTGTTGCGATAATTGACATTGGCGGTGGTTTAAGCGACATAGCAGTATATAAAAACGGTTATCTTGAAGTAGTAAGGTCTATTCCTATTGGTGGAAATCTTATAACAAAAGATATATCCTTTAGATTTAAAATATCCAAGGATATTGCTGAAAGCTTAAAAAAGCAACATGGTCTTGCTACAACCGAGTTTTTAGAATTTAATGAAGTAGTTGAAGTTAAAACCAGAGAAGACGAGGATACAATCAAATTAGAAAAGTATGAAATTGTAGAAACAATAGAATGGAGATTAACTGAAATGTTTGAAATTTTAAGAAAAGAGGTTGAAAAAACCGGACTTTATGATAGATTAAATGCAGGCATTGTTTTAACCGGAGGAGTGGCTAATACCCCTTATATCCAAAATCTTGCAGAAAGGATTTTTGAAAAAGATGTAAGAATCGGAAAGCCAAAAGAATTTAAGGCGTTTAACGAAAAATTCTACAGTCCAGAGTACGCAACAGTGATAGGATGTCTGCAGTTTACAGCTTCCGCTATAAAAGATAAGCATGTAGGGTCTAGTAACAGTAGTGAAATGTTTAGTTTTAATATATCTGACACTTTTATAAAGTTTTTTGATAAAATAAAGAATCTTTTCTAA